TCGCAAAGCGTGCTGGAATTGAAAAGAAATTATTGTGACAGGAAAAAATGTCTGGATTGCGAAGTAGGGAGGAAGATGCTGTATTCATAGTCCACTGATTATTATATCCCACCGATTAATCAGTGGGATATGAAGACATCAAAAAAAATTATTCCGTCAGGCGTTCCTGCAAACGATAATCTTCCGTCACATTCCGCGGATCCTGGTTGAGCAATTTTGTGAGTACAATATAAAGTTCAGGGTGGGTTGCAAAAAAATCTTTTGGCGCTTCAAAAAAAGTTTCCACCGACACGGCAAAAAATTCGTGTTTGTTCGTAAAAGCATATTTGCGCAGGAAATGTTCACTGTCAGGGCCGAGTTCAATTTCTTTTGCCGCAATTACTTCATAAGGGAAAACAAGTTTTTTAATATCAGAATAATCTTCGGCCGAAGCGGTGTACTCGATGAGCAGCGCATGCGCAAATTCATGAAGCCCCACATTCAGTTTGTCATCACCCACGCGATATCCTTCGAGATAATCCTTCACTGAAATACGGATGATGCCATTCGGAGTAGTGGCTCCTTTCATCAGCGGGCCATTGTGATTCATCCTGAAAATAGTTGGATGTAATTCCACCGTATCAAAACTCGCGAGCCAGTCTTTATCGATGTGAAAAGTGAGTTGCGCCGCGGTTGCGCTGATCATGATCTTTATTTTATCATCGGGCTCATATCCTTCTGCACCGACTACTTTGTTTTTAGAAAGATGGATCAGTACGCGGTCAAAAAATTTCTTTTTGCCTTCATTAGAAAGTTTATTGTAGTAAGAGAATTGCATCAATTCCAGTTGCACATTTTCTTTGTACTCCTTACTAAAGCGCATTTCTATTACCACATCGCTTTGTGCCGCATCATGAATTTTTGTTACGAAAAAACGGAGCAGCCAGGCGAAACCAAGGAAGAATGCGAACAAAGCAGCGGCGAC
This DNA window, taken from Bacteroidota bacterium, encodes the following:
- a CDS encoding zinc-dependent peptidase: MLIVAAALFAFFLGFAWLLRFFVTKIHDAAQSDVVIEMRFSKEYKENVQLELMQFSYYNKLSNEGKKKFFDRVLIHLSKNKVVGAEGYEPDDKIKIMISATAAQLTFHIDKDWLASFDTVELHPTIFRMNHNGPLMKGATTPNGIIRISVKDYLEGYRVGDDKLNVGLHEFAHALLIEYTASAEDYSDIKKLVFPYEVIAAKEIELGPDSEHFLRKYAFTNKHEFFAVSVETFFEAPKDFFATHPELYIVLTKLLNQDPRNVTEDYRLQERLTE